In Gemmata obscuriglobus, a single genomic region encodes these proteins:
- a CDS encoding BatA domain-containing protein: MPFQAPLMLFGAAAVTVPLALHFFYRARYKPLPWGPMKLLREAVEQTSRRLKFQERLLLLLRCLALILLALALARPALDSVSGAASDGPVDAVLMFDTSYSMAARDGEKTRLERAKDAAVAVLDALPDQSSVQIYACADRAQALGPVSRYNRDQAKQLVRSIEVTSLSTDVLPGLTDALAAAETGTAPAKEIYVFSDLQKSGFERQQPGLRAKCEEAREKKAGLVFVRCGNPGRKIPNVSVVDVKLLAAIPHTRTRVPFVVTVKNTGPEPVRGIKVSLELDGKAVERDATQIDQIDPGATAEVTLTGGLEESGPRLLAVYADGDGLDGDNVLYKIVGVRDKVNALLVAHPFAGLPATDAGDWFVRKALVPFDTERERDKIEKYFIATESVQPAEVGPDKLAGKDIVYLLNAPVRTDDPFVGMPPAFVSQLAEFVKGGGGLVFGAGPLVNPGDYNRVLGRAGAGLLPVPLGPDLPAATAEAPFRPAVESIDDRDDVFGKVKPYADWIDRATFTRMLHLDDTGPDAAGGRVRVRTTDNRPLVASRVVGDGEVLFFAAPLDESWGSRLMADGQFAVPLTTYIVSHLTGRKVPGGARTAGDTLTWAPPVAASGYELIKPRPRTGKGDDGRNRLRVKLGEAKAGAGARPVVSTADSLVAGEYAIVPAGGAQADGATFAVNPDLRETDNLEPVSDSELEKMLGYRPTIIQAGAGTETAIRERRTHGEWTEWVLLALLLLLMGEATWAWFCGRAW, encoded by the coding sequence ATGCCGTTCCAGGCCCCCCTGATGCTGTTCGGCGCGGCGGCCGTTACCGTGCCGCTCGCGCTGCACTTCTTCTACCGCGCGCGGTACAAGCCGCTGCCGTGGGGGCCGATGAAGCTGCTCCGAGAGGCCGTCGAGCAGACCAGCCGCCGCCTCAAGTTTCAGGAGCGGTTGCTCCTGCTGCTCCGGTGCCTCGCGCTGATCCTGCTCGCCCTCGCGCTGGCCCGCCCGGCGCTCGATTCCGTGTCCGGGGCCGCATCGGACGGCCCCGTCGACGCGGTCCTGATGTTCGACACGTCGTACAGCATGGCCGCCCGCGACGGCGAGAAAACGCGCCTCGAGCGCGCCAAGGACGCGGCCGTCGCGGTGCTCGACGCCCTGCCCGACCAGTCGTCCGTGCAGATCTACGCCTGTGCCGACCGCGCGCAAGCGCTCGGCCCGGTGTCGCGGTACAACCGCGACCAGGCGAAGCAGCTCGTTCGCTCCATCGAGGTGACGAGCCTCTCGACGGACGTCCTGCCCGGGCTGACCGACGCGCTCGCGGCGGCCGAGACCGGCACCGCCCCGGCGAAGGAGATTTACGTCTTCAGTGACCTGCAGAAGAGCGGGTTCGAGCGCCAGCAGCCGGGGCTGCGGGCGAAGTGCGAGGAGGCCCGCGAGAAGAAGGCGGGCCTCGTGTTCGTCCGGTGCGGGAACCCGGGGCGCAAGATCCCGAACGTCTCGGTCGTGGACGTGAAGCTACTGGCCGCGATCCCGCACACCCGCACCCGCGTGCCCTTCGTCGTGACGGTCAAGAACACCGGCCCGGAACCGGTCCGCGGGATCAAGGTGTCGCTCGAACTCGACGGCAAGGCGGTGGAGCGCGACGCGACCCAGATCGACCAAATCGACCCCGGCGCCACCGCCGAGGTCACGCTCACCGGCGGCCTTGAGGAGTCCGGGCCGCGGCTGCTGGCGGTGTACGCCGACGGCGACGGGCTCGACGGGGACAACGTCCTCTACAAGATCGTCGGCGTGCGCGATAAGGTGAACGCGCTCCTGGTGGCCCACCCGTTCGCTGGCCTGCCGGCCACCGACGCCGGCGACTGGTTCGTGCGCAAAGCCCTGGTCCCGTTCGACACCGAGCGCGAGCGGGACAAGATCGAAAAGTACTTCATCGCCACGGAGTCCGTGCAACCGGCCGAGGTCGGGCCGGACAAGCTGGCCGGCAAGGACATCGTCTACCTGTTGAACGCGCCGGTGCGCACCGACGACCCGTTCGTCGGGATGCCGCCCGCGTTCGTCTCGCAGCTCGCCGAGTTCGTGAAGGGCGGCGGCGGGCTCGTCTTCGGCGCCGGCCCGCTGGTAAACCCGGGCGACTACAACCGCGTGCTGGGCCGCGCGGGCGCCGGGCTGTTACCCGTGCCGCTCGGGCCGGACCTCCCGGCCGCGACCGCCGAGGCGCCGTTCCGGCCGGCGGTCGAAAGCATCGACGACCGGGACGACGTGTTCGGGAAGGTGAAGCCCTACGCCGACTGGATCGACCGCGCCACGTTCACCCGGATGCTGCACCTGGACGACACCGGCCCCGACGCCGCCGGCGGGCGGGTGCGGGTCCGCACCACCGACAACCGGCCGCTGGTGGCGTCGCGGGTGGTCGGCGACGGCGAGGTGCTCTTCTTCGCCGCCCCGCTTGACGAGTCCTGGGGTAGCCGGCTGATGGCAGACGGCCAGTTCGCGGTCCCGTTGACCACGTACATCGTTTCGCACCTCACGGGCCGCAAGGTTCCGGGCGGCGCGCGGACGGCCGGCGACACGCTAACCTGGGCGCCGCCGGTTGCGGCGTCCGGGTACGAACTGATCAAGCCGCGCCCGCGAACCGGTAAAGGCGACGACGGCCGGAACCGTCTGCGGGTGAAGCTCGGCGAAGCGAAGGCCGGTGCCGGGGCGCGGCCGGTCGTCAGCACCGCCGATTCGCTGGTGGCCGGCGAATACGCGATCGTGCCGGCCGGCGGGGCTCAAGCCGACGGCGCCACGTTCGCGGTCAATCCGGATTTGCGCGAAACCGACAACCTCGAACCGGTGTCTGATTCAGAGCTGGAGAAAATGCTCGGGTACCGCCCAACGATCATCCAGGCGGGGGCCGGCACCGAGACCGCGATCCGCGAGCGCCGCACCCACGGCGAATGGACCGAGTGGGTCCTGCTGGCGCTGTTGTTGCTCCTGATGGGTGAAGCGACGTGGGCGTGGTTCTGCGGCCGGGCGTGGTGA
- a CDS encoding TIGR03067 domain-containing protein, with protein MRTPAFTALLVGTVLAAGCGKTPAPAPAPEGAPPGPSGPGATASDQDRCQGYWKMVGGDKGDGMKSPSADRALWLHFSSTKLTYGESSADPGETHAVVWDTAANPKTLTLTPSGPDGKPQPPEKWIYQFDGDHLLVAFSGGGALPTEFKARTPQPSAPGVLVLKFEKSAEKPPAPAKRPLTSNR; from the coding sequence ATGCGCACGCCCGCTTTCACCGCGCTGCTCGTGGGCACGGTTCTCGCCGCCGGGTGCGGCAAAACGCCCGCACCCGCCCCTGCTCCCGAGGGCGCTCCTCCGGGGCCGTCCGGCCCCGGGGCGACCGCGTCGGACCAGGACCGGTGCCAGGGGTACTGGAAAATGGTCGGCGGGGACAAGGGGGACGGGATGAAATCGCCGTCCGCCGACCGCGCGCTGTGGCTGCACTTTTCGAGCACCAAGCTGACCTACGGCGAATCGTCCGCCGATCCGGGCGAAACGCACGCCGTCGTTTGGGACACCGCCGCGAACCCGAAGACGCTGACCCTGACCCCGAGCGGACCGGACGGGAAGCCGCAGCCGCCGGAAAAGTGGATCTACCAGTTCGACGGGGACCACCTCCTCGTCGCGTTCTCTGGCGGCGGCGCACTGCCGACCGAGTTCAAGGCCCGCACGCCCCAGCCGTCCGCGCCGGGCGTCCTCGTGCTGAAGTTCGAGAAGTCCGCCGAGAAGCCGCCCGCCCCGGCCAAGCGTCCCCTGACGAGCAACCGGTAA
- a CDS encoding TIGR03067 domain-containing protein — translation MKFLALFAVPFALICAPGNLVLGGPVPRHLMKGEEPDLQKLQGDWKLTEMEINGKNVPPDTRIEIVLEFRGNKLTVVDKQQNQRRIAVIRIDTTANPTRLAWPEARVTTLKGVPVRDEAAELPCVMIYTFKADTLVLATSGGNQAPRGFDNKDTPGGIQLMTFTRVPK, via the coding sequence ATGAAGTTCCTCGCGCTGTTCGCGGTTCCCTTCGCACTTATCTGTGCCCCCGGCAATCTGGTGCTGGGCGGCCCGGTGCCCAGGCACCTGATGAAGGGCGAGGAGCCGGATCTCCAAAAGCTCCAGGGCGACTGGAAGCTCACAGAGATGGAAATCAACGGAAAAAACGTACCACCTGACACCCGTATTGAAATCGTCCTGGAGTTTCGGGGTAACAAGCTGACCGTAGTTGACAAACAACAGAACCAACGGCGTATCGCCGTGATTCGAATCGACACGACGGCAAACCCGACCCGGCTGGCGTGGCCCGAAGCGCGGGTGACCACCCTGAAGGGCGTGCCGGTTCGAGACGAGGCAGCGGAGCTACCGTGCGTGATGATTTACACGTTCAAAGCTGATACACTCGTACTCGCTACTTCGGGCGGCAACCAGGCGCCCCGCGGGTTCGACAACAAGGACACACCGGGCGGCATCCAGCTCATGACCTTCACCCGCGTCCCGAAGTGA
- a CDS encoding TIGR03067 domain-containing protein: MKFLALFAVPFALVCALGDPVLSAPVPKHLMKGEDPELQKLQGEWNLTAVSLGGAEIDMSRHNAGSGLEVRGDTLIVTAGQQNQRTTATFRLDTKAQPARITWQQARVTDLNGGPVKDDDAEKPCVMLYKFEAGKLVLAARSGNQEQAPRGFDNKNEPEVVLLTFTRVQK; encoded by the coding sequence ATGAAGTTCCTCGCGCTGTTCGCGGTTCCCTTCGCACTTGTCTGTGCCCTCGGCGACCCGGTACTGAGCGCCCCGGTGCCCAAACACCTGATGAAGGGCGAAGACCCGGAGCTTCAAAAACTCCAGGGCGAGTGGAACCTCACGGCGGTGTCGCTCGGCGGAGCCGAAATCGACATGAGCCGACACAACGCCGGCAGCGGGCTGGAGGTGCGCGGCGACACGCTGATCGTGACCGCCGGGCAACAAAACCAGCGGACGACCGCCACCTTCCGGCTCGACACGAAAGCGCAGCCGGCCCGAATCACCTGGCAGCAGGCGCGGGTCACCGACCTGAACGGCGGGCCGGTGAAGGACGACGATGCGGAGAAGCCGTGCGTGATGCTTTACAAGTTTGAAGCTGGTAAACTCGTACTCGCCGCCCGCAGCGGCAACCAGGAGCAGGCGCCCCGCGGGTTCGACAACAAGAACGAACCGGAGGTCGTGCTCCTGACCTTCACCCGCGTCCAGAAGTGA
- a CDS encoding TIGR03067 domain-containing protein — protein sequence MSVAEEPTPPAPPTEAKGEERLSQAGTGSARPPVGPPRPSSGKRFWGIGLVVLGLAAGAVGYFALRSLEPRDDAERLQGVWLLAPNGRETRLPVTVRITGDRWVYLVGEQEQKRYRLTLRPEANPKELDLALIGPDDQPSAFVLRGIYAFSDGTARVVVAPDPSPRPAAFDAPDGPPVWVLERP from the coding sequence ATGAGCGTGGCTGAAGAACCGACACCCCCGGCACCCCCAACCGAAGCGAAGGGGGAAGAACGGCTTTCGCAAGCCGGCACCGGTTCCGCACGCCCGCCGGTCGGCCCTCCCCGGCCGTCCTCCGGAAAGCGGTTTTGGGGTATCGGCCTCGTGGTGCTGGGGCTCGCCGCAGGCGCCGTCGGGTACTTCGCGCTCCGGTCTCTTGAACCCCGGGACGACGCCGAACGGCTCCAGGGCGTGTGGCTCCTCGCCCCGAACGGGCGCGAGACCCGGCTCCCGGTGACGGTGCGGATCACCGGCGACCGGTGGGTGTACCTCGTCGGCGAGCAGGAGCAGAAGCGGTACCGGCTCACGCTCCGCCCCGAAGCGAACCCGAAGGAACTCGACCTCGCGCTAATCGGCCCCGACGATCAGCCGTCCGCGTTCGTGTTGCGCGGGATTTACGCGTTCTCGGACGGAACCGCCAGGGTGGTCGTCGCGCCCGACCCGAGCCCGCGCCCGGCGGCGTTCGACGCGCCCGACGGCCCGCCCGTGTGGGTGCTGGAACGCCCCTGA
- a CDS encoding DUF58 domain-containing protein, with the protein MPTYLDPRVLARAEALGLKARQVVEGLRVGDHKSPFKGFSVEFVQHREYVPGDDIRHIDWKGYGRSERYTIKQYEQETNFLCHLLLDGSNSMRYGRGDANKLAFAKLLAASLAYLTVRQRDTVSLRIFNTGWVAELPASSSLAHINAITHTLEGTEPRDRTRIGPLLGEVADRLGRRGIVCLISDCLEDLEPILEGLRHLRFRGHEVILFHVLHPDEVNFPLDGNIRFVGLEGAEELRTRPQLLRPAYLRVVKRYLADIQAGCDRAGVDYVKMLTNRPLEVALSEYLVRRLQMGRK; encoded by the coding sequence ATGCCGACCTACCTCGATCCCCGAGTCCTGGCCCGCGCCGAAGCCCTGGGTTTGAAAGCCCGGCAGGTGGTGGAGGGGCTGCGCGTGGGCGACCACAAGAGCCCGTTCAAGGGGTTCTCGGTCGAGTTTGTGCAGCACCGCGAGTACGTGCCCGGCGACGACATCCGGCACATCGACTGGAAGGGCTACGGGCGCAGCGAGCGGTACACCATCAAGCAGTACGAGCAGGAAACCAACTTCCTGTGCCACCTGCTGCTCGACGGCAGCAACTCGATGCGGTACGGCCGCGGGGACGCGAACAAGCTGGCGTTCGCGAAACTGCTCGCGGCGTCGCTGGCGTACCTGACGGTTCGCCAGCGCGACACCGTCAGCCTCCGCATTTTCAACACCGGCTGGGTCGCGGAGCTGCCGGCGAGTTCGTCCCTCGCGCACATCAACGCGATCACCCACACGCTGGAAGGGACGGAGCCGCGGGACCGTACCCGCATCGGCCCGCTGCTCGGCGAGGTCGCGGACCGGCTCGGCCGCCGCGGGATCGTGTGCCTGATCTCCGACTGCCTCGAAGACCTTGAACCCATTCTGGAAGGGCTACGCCACCTGCGGTTCCGCGGGCACGAGGTGATCCTGTTCCACGTGCTTCACCCGGACGAGGTGAATTTCCCGTTGGACGGGAACATCCGGTTCGTCGGGTTGGAGGGCGCGGAGGAGTTGCGGACGCGCCCGCAACTGTTGCGCCCGGCGTACCTGCGGGTGGTGAAGCGGTACCTCGCGGACATCCAGGCCGGTTGCGACCGGGCCGGCGTAGACTACGTCAAGATGCTCACGAACCGACCGCTCGAGGTGGCGCTGTCGGAATACCTCGTGCGCCGGCTGCAAATGGGACGCAAATGA
- a CDS encoding AAA family ATPase: MSANSAENDVEMIERLRAAHQKLKREIAKVVVGQEKVLDELLMAIFCRSHALLMGVPGLAKTLMVSTLAQALDLGFKRIQFTPDLMPSDITGSEVIQDDPVTRERMFKFMAGPIFANIVLADEINRTPPKTQAALLEAMQERKVSIGGSDHPMRAPFFVLATQNPIEQEGTYPLPEAQLDRFLFLIKVDYPTADEEEQIMRMGTADTKVKVEPVLNAEDIIGLQQIVRRVPVSDKVFDFAKRITRLSRPGTPEAAEFVHKWLTWGAGPRASMNLILAAKAHALLRGSNHVAGDDVVAVATPILRHRLILNFAAQSEGVTVDEVIRRLVKTAAKAVAA; encoded by the coding sequence ATGAGCGCCAACAGTGCGGAAAACGACGTTGAAATGATCGAGAGGCTCCGCGCCGCGCACCAGAAGCTCAAGCGTGAGATCGCCAAGGTCGTGGTCGGTCAGGAAAAGGTGCTCGATGAACTACTGATGGCAATCTTCTGCCGCAGCCATGCGCTCCTGATGGGCGTACCCGGGCTCGCAAAGACGCTGATGGTGTCAACGCTGGCGCAGGCGCTCGATCTCGGCTTCAAGCGCATCCAGTTCACCCCCGACCTGATGCCGTCCGACATCACCGGTTCCGAAGTGATTCAGGACGACCCGGTGACCCGGGAGCGGATGTTCAAGTTCATGGCCGGGCCGATCTTCGCGAACATCGTGCTTGCGGACGAGATCAACCGCACCCCGCCCAAGACGCAGGCCGCGCTGCTCGAAGCGATGCAGGAGCGCAAGGTCAGCATCGGCGGCTCCGACCACCCGATGCGCGCCCCGTTCTTCGTGCTCGCCACCCAGAACCCCATCGAGCAAGAAGGCACCTACCCCCTTCCCGAGGCCCAGCTCGACCGGTTCCTGTTCCTCATCAAGGTCGATTACCCGACCGCCGACGAGGAAGAACAGATCATGCGGATGGGCACCGCGGACACGAAGGTGAAGGTCGAGCCGGTGCTCAACGCGGAAGACATCATCGGCCTCCAACAGATCGTCCGGCGGGTGCCGGTATCGGACAAGGTGTTCGACTTTGCGAAGCGGATCACCCGGCTGTCGCGCCCCGGAACGCCGGAGGCGGCCGAGTTCGTCCACAAGTGGCTCACCTGGGGCGCCGGACCCCGCGCCAGCATGAACCTGATCTTGGCCGCGAAGGCCCACGCCCTGCTCCGCGGGTCGAACCACGTCGCCGGCGACGACGTGGTCGCGGTGGCGACGCCGATCCTGCGGCACCGACTCATCCTCAACTTCGCGGCCCAGAGCGAGGGCGTCACGGTGGACGAGGTGATCCGTCGGTTGGTCAAAACTGCCGCCAAGGCGGTGGCCGCCTGA
- the galE gene encoding UDP-glucose 4-epimerase GalE, producing MKGKPLMRILVTGGAGYIGSHTVRQLLAGGHEVTVFDSLEYGHRRAVPDVNLVVGNLRDIDHVDNLLVVNRIEAVIHFAAYAYVGESVTSPAKYYTNNLIYSLQLLDRCRRNGVQKFVFSSTCATYGVPDAVPIAETAPQRPVNPYGNSKLAFEHALADYAAAYPFGYCALRYFNAAGAAEDGTIGESHDPETHLIPLVFRAATGKIPHVSVFGTDYPTPDGTCVRDYIHVDDLARAHILALDKIGPGSKLQYNVGLGRGYSVREVIAAVEQVTGLKVPVKEEPRRAGDPPALVADAGKIARELGWSAKYDTLTAILETAWRWHKTHPNGFEE from the coding sequence ATGAAAGGCAAACCCCTCATGCGCATTCTGGTCACCGGTGGGGCCGGGTACATCGGCTCGCACACCGTTCGGCAGTTGCTCGCCGGCGGACACGAGGTTACGGTGTTCGACAGCCTCGAATACGGTCACCGCCGGGCCGTCCCCGACGTGAACCTTGTGGTCGGCAACCTCCGCGACATCGACCACGTCGACAACCTGCTCGTGGTGAACCGGATCGAAGCGGTCATCCACTTCGCGGCCTACGCCTACGTCGGCGAGTCCGTCACCAGCCCCGCCAAGTACTACACGAACAACCTCATCTACTCGCTGCAACTGCTCGACCGGTGCCGCCGCAACGGGGTGCAGAAGTTCGTCTTCTCCAGCACCTGTGCCACTTACGGCGTTCCCGACGCGGTGCCGATCGCCGAGACCGCCCCGCAGCGGCCGGTGAACCCTTACGGGAACAGCAAGCTGGCGTTCGAGCACGCGCTGGCGGACTACGCCGCCGCGTACCCGTTCGGGTACTGCGCCCTGCGGTACTTCAACGCCGCGGGCGCGGCCGAAGACGGCACCATCGGTGAAAGCCACGACCCGGAAACGCACCTGATCCCGCTGGTGTTCCGGGCCGCGACCGGCAAGATCCCGCACGTCTCCGTGTTCGGCACCGACTACCCCACGCCCGACGGCACGTGCGTCCGCGACTACATCCACGTGGACGACCTCGCTCGTGCGCACATCCTCGCGCTCGACAAGATCGGGCCGGGGTCGAAACTGCAGTACAACGTGGGACTCGGGCGCGGGTACAGCGTGCGCGAGGTGATCGCCGCGGTGGAACAGGTCACCGGTCTGAAGGTGCCGGTCAAGGAAGAGCCGCGCCGCGCTGGCGACCCGCCCGCACTCGTCGCGGACGCCGGCAAGATCGCGCGCGAACTCGGCTGGTCGGCCAAGTATGACACGCTGACCGCGATCCTCGAGACCGCGTGGCGGTGGCACAAGACCCACCCGAACGGCTTCGAAGAGTGA
- a CDS encoding caspase family protein, producing MPDRAALLIAVETFFEAGPLVQYAAADCAELHRALPAAGYAPERCTLLAAHRTTKAVIEATLKRLPKVAGDAESLFVLVVSRGFNVKGRGYIACADTIAPDPLETSIPVAEFLTAVSKVKAKEVTVCFDIDPLQWSENKLLHPGLDDAELAALFEKSPKCVGLTACAEGERSFESAQLRHGIWRHHLIEALTGKTRTGVGKDGTLTAAALHEFLADAVPRTLRRTYETQQEQNPTLYGEANASVTVAELEKVLGPGGDLLDPARMKRVVFRSESLSEVKNLDGYRKGQPVPDRANEWARKYVNRVAAPDIKLDLDNTFEMVREMFGYKRKDLDVSAERDGLGYIRTPDFEYTVTVSVSEEDPSEVLWRREVSRLSGPEFVRSEGFRNVFGTMFDRLVFEFASAVDVADFVDRIEDAPPEGVKVTVASDSGAAVIALAGFGGKISVNRDAVVIQGQTGNPSSLLEQFLVFLRKFGALGEPKALTSGG from the coding sequence GTGCCTGACCGTGCCGCACTGCTGATCGCCGTCGAAACGTTCTTTGAGGCCGGGCCGCTGGTCCAGTACGCCGCGGCCGACTGCGCCGAACTGCACCGCGCGCTCCCGGCCGCCGGGTACGCGCCGGAGCGGTGTACGCTCTTGGCCGCGCACCGGACCACCAAGGCCGTGATCGAGGCCACCTTGAAGCGTTTGCCGAAGGTCGCCGGCGACGCCGAGTCGCTGTTCGTGCTGGTGGTGTCACGCGGGTTTAACGTGAAGGGGCGCGGGTACATCGCCTGCGCCGACACCATCGCCCCCGACCCGCTCGAAACCTCCATTCCCGTGGCGGAGTTCCTGACCGCGGTGAGCAAGGTGAAGGCCAAAGAGGTGACGGTGTGCTTCGACATCGACCCGCTTCAGTGGAGTGAAAACAAGTTACTTCATCCCGGATTGGACGACGCGGAGCTGGCCGCGCTGTTTGAGAAGTCTCCCAAGTGCGTCGGACTGACGGCGTGCGCCGAGGGCGAGCGCTCGTTCGAATCGGCCCAACTGCGGCACGGCATCTGGCGGCATCACCTGATCGAGGCGCTCACGGGGAAGACGCGAACCGGGGTCGGCAAGGACGGGACGCTCACGGCCGCGGCGCTGCACGAGTTTCTGGCCGATGCCGTCCCCCGGACCCTGCGCCGGACCTACGAAACGCAGCAAGAGCAAAACCCGACGCTGTACGGCGAGGCCAACGCCTCGGTGACCGTGGCCGAACTGGAAAAGGTGCTCGGACCGGGCGGGGACCTGCTCGACCCGGCACGCATGAAGCGGGTGGTGTTCCGCTCGGAGAGCCTGAGCGAGGTGAAGAACCTCGACGGCTACCGGAAGGGGCAGCCCGTTCCCGACCGCGCGAACGAGTGGGCCCGGAAGTACGTGAACCGCGTCGCGGCGCCCGACATCAAGCTCGACCTCGACAACACGTTCGAAATGGTCCGCGAGATGTTCGGCTACAAGCGGAAGGACCTGGACGTGTCTGCGGAGCGCGACGGGCTGGGGTACATTCGCACGCCGGACTTCGAGTACACCGTGACCGTGAGCGTGAGCGAAGAGGACCCGTCGGAGGTGCTGTGGCGGCGGGAGGTGAGCCGGCTCTCGGGGCCGGAGTTCGTCCGCAGCGAGGGGTTCCGTAACGTGTTCGGGACGATGTTCGACCGGCTGGTATTCGAGTTCGCCAGTGCGGTCGATGTGGCGGACTTCGTGGACCGGATCGAAGACGCGCCGCCGGAAGGCGTGAAGGTGACGGTCGCGAGCGACTCCGGCGCCGCGGTGATCGCGCTGGCCGGCTTCGGGGGCAAGATCAGCGTGAACCGCGACGCGGTGGTGATCCAGGGGCAGACGGGGAACCCGTCGAGCCTGCTGGAGCAGTTCCTGGTGTTCCTGCGAAAGTTCGGCGCGCTGGGGGAGCCGAAGGCGCTCACGAGCGGCGGGTGA
- a CDS encoding TIGR03067 domain-containing protein — MKRVILITAALMSGCGEPPAPDAEQVLGEWVVVDFESPTATEDRSQRRKHALVSEGTWSEQFQGDTFEDFEYALDETKSPKHLDLTYTNSDGMRLTVRAIYELSSANRMRVCIGSPPLVLRGGQVQRVESVRPTAFVPKDGPLIVYHRRAPE; from the coding sequence ATGAAGCGCGTCATTCTCATCACCGCGGCCCTGATGAGCGGTTGCGGTGAACCGCCGGCCCCCGACGCCGAGCAGGTCCTGGGCGAGTGGGTCGTGGTCGACTTCGAGTCGCCCACCGCGACCGAGGACCGCAGCCAGCGCCGCAAGCACGCACTGGTCTCCGAGGGCACGTGGTCGGAGCAGTTCCAGGGCGACACGTTCGAAGACTTCGAGTACGCGCTCGACGAAACGAAATCCCCAAAGCACCTGGACCTGACGTACACCAACAGCGACGGCATGCGGCTCACCGTGCGGGCCATTTACGAACTCAGCAGCGCGAACCGGATGCGGGTGTGCATCGGCTCCCCCCCGCTGGTCCTGCGGGGCGGGCAGGTGCAGCGCGTCGAGAGCGTGCGCCCGACCGCGTTCGTGCCGAAGGACGGGCCGCTCATCGTCTACCACCGCCGGGCGCCGGAGTGA
- a CDS encoding ferritin-like domain-containing protein — translation MLNAETHEALASGTEVMNGLLRHALSAVETYTHAIGLIEDPTAIIELQKIRDGHRRAERELRECVVLMGAVPSQNPGPWPAFSATAAPGTKAVGCASVLAALRQCEEYAIAVYEDAVNHEDIPPDGYRLISGELLPEVRKHVDELNRLLGGTC, via the coding sequence ATGCTGAACGCCGAAACCCACGAAGCGCTGGCGAGTGGCACCGAGGTGATGAACGGGCTGCTCCGGCACGCTCTGTCGGCGGTCGAGACGTACACGCACGCGATCGGCCTGATCGAGGACCCGACGGCAATCATTGAGCTACAGAAGATCCGTGACGGGCACCGGCGTGCCGAGCGCGAACTGCGCGAATGCGTGGTCCTCATGGGCGCCGTGCCGTCCCAGAACCCGGGGCCGTGGCCCGCGTTTAGCGCGACGGCCGCGCCGGGCACGAAGGCCGTGGGGTGCGCGTCCGTGCTCGCGGCGCTGCGGCAGTGCGAGGAGTACGCCATTGCCGTGTACGAGGACGCCGTGAACCACGAGGACATCCCCCCAGACGGGTACCGGCTCATCAGCGGGGAACTGTTGCCCGAGGTGAGGAAACACGTGGACGAGTTGAATCGGCTGCTCGGCGGCACGTGCTGA
- a CDS encoding TspO/MBR family protein, translating into MAALTGRVRFQELNVTPGLMGVAVIVTATTLVAAVGGAVTAPNVGSWYEHLPKPDWTPPNWVFGPVWTVMYALMAVAASIVWVSRACDDICCPLSAFGAQLVLNLAWSVCFFGLHSPLLGFLDVCLLWVLVGVTVAEFFLVSRVAGLLLIPYWLWVTFAAILNAAIVMKGS; encoded by the coding sequence ATGGCTGCTCTCACGGGGCGAGTACGCTTTCAAGAATTGAACGTCACGCCCGGGTTGATGGGGGTGGCGGTCATTGTGACGGCCACAACGTTAGTCGCGGCAGTCGGCGGCGCGGTGACCGCGCCGAACGTCGGCAGTTGGTACGAGCACCTCCCAAAGCCGGATTGGACCCCGCCGAACTGGGTGTTCGGTCCCGTTTGGACGGTGATGTACGCGCTAATGGCTGTTGCGGCGTCAATCGTGTGGGTGTCTCGGGCGTGCGACGACATCTGCTGCCCGCTCAGCGCGTTCGGGGCTCAGTTGGTGTTGAACTTGGCCTGGAGTGTTTGCTTCTTCGGACTGCACAGCCCGCTGCTCGGCTTCCTGGACGTGTGCCTGCTCTGGGTTCTCGTCGGTGTAACGGTGGCGGAGTTCTTTCTCGTATCGCGGGTCGCCGGGCTTTTGCTGATACCGTACTGGCTTTGGGTGACATTTGCGGCGATACTGAACGCTGCGATCGTGATGAAGGGCAGTTGA
- a CDS encoding DUF2934 domain-containing protein codes for MDDEKVRALAYSLWERAGRPAGDGGEFWLRAEQELTQRGS; via the coding sequence GTGGACGATGAGAAGGTTCGTGCGCTGGCCTACTCGTTGTGGGAGCGCGCCGGCCGTCCGGCGGGAGACGGGGGCGAGTTCTGGCTCCGCGCCGAACAGGAACTGACGCAACGCGGTTCGTGA
- a CDS encoding DUF1328 domain-containing protein — MLRWALMFLVIALISALFGFTDVAGTSMVAAKILFFVFLVMFVVSLIMGTRSTRDVV; from the coding sequence ATGCTCCGCTGGGCGCTCATGTTCCTGGTTATCGCGCTGATCTCCGCTCTGTTCGGATTCACTGATGTGGCCGGTACCTCAATGGTTGCCGCCAAGATCTTGTTCTTCGTCTTTCTGGTGATGTTCGTTGTGTCCCTGATCATGGGGACCCGGTCCACCAGAGACGTCGTTTGA